The genomic interval GACTTCGTCCTCTTCGAGGGCGTCGACGGCCTCGCCGAGGTTGGTCGGCAGGGTGTCGATACCGTACTCCTCGCGCTTCTCCTCGTCGAACTCGTAGATGTTCTCCCGCACCGGGTCCGGGCAGTCGAGTTCGTTCTCGATGCCGTCCAGCCCGGCGTGGATGAGCGCGGCGAAGGCGAGATACGGGTTACACGACGGGTCGGGGAAGCGGGCCTCGATGCGCGAGGCGGCCGGGACGCGGGCGGCCGGCTTGCGGATCAGGGCCGAGCGGTTGCGGTCCGACCAGGCGACGTAGACGGGTGCCTCGTAGCCGGGGACGAGCCGCTTGTAGCTGTTGACCGTCGGGTTGGTGACGGCGGCCAGCGCCGGGGCGTGTTCGAGGATGCCGGCGGTGAACTGCTTTGCCGTCTCCGAGAGGTCGAACTCGTCGTCGCCGTCGTGGAAAGCGTTCTCGCCGTCCTCGGTGAACAGCGAGATGTGGGTGTGCATACCGGAGCCGTTGATGCGCGGGATCGGCTTGGGCATGAACGTCGCGTGCAGGTCGTGTTCGGCCGCGATGGCGCGGACGACCGACCGGAAGGTGCCGACGTTGTCGGCCGTCGACAGGGCGTCGTCGTACTCGAAGTTGATCTCGTGCTGGCCCTGGGCGACCTCGTGGTGGGAGGCTTCGATGTCGAAGCCCATCTCTTCGAGGCCGTAGATGATGTCACGGCGCACGTCGCTCGCCAGGTCCTTGGGTGCGAGGTCGAAGTAGCCGCCGGCGTCGTTGGTCTTGGTGGTCGCGCGGCCGTCCTCGTCCTCCTCGAAGAGGAAGAACTCCGGTTCGGGGGCTGCGTTGACCGTGTAACCCATCTCCTCGGCGCGGTCGAGGGCGTCCTGGAGGACGCCACGCGGGTCACCTGCGAACGGTGCGTCCGTCGAGGTGTTGTGCACGTCACAGATGAGTCGGGCGCTCGCGCCGCCGTCGATGTCGTCGCGGCTCCGCCACGGGAGCAGGGCGAACGTCGACGGGTCCGGGACCAGGCGCATGTCCGACTCCTGGATGCGGACGAAGCCGTCGATGGACGAGCCATCGAAGTAGATGCCTTCGGTGAACGCCTTCTCGGCCTGGTCGGCCGGGACGGAGACGTTCTTTACCGTACCGAGGATGTCTGTGAACTGCAGTCGAAGGAAGTCGACGTTCTTCTCTTCGATCTCGTCGAGCACCGCCTGTGCCTCGTCGGAGAGTTCGCTTGTCATCTTTGAACACCGGATAGGAACACTGGCACTACTAAAACCCTGCCGTTTTGCGCAAAGATTCCGGACTCGCCCCGACCATCTGGACGTTCGTAAAATTCTAATGCCCACGGGGCGTGATTGGATGTAATGACGTACGAAAATCTCGACCGCAAGTTAGTGAATGCCCTGCTGGGAGACGGACGCGCCAGTCTCCGCAGCCTCGGTGAAGATCTCGATGTCTCTGTCACGACGGTGTCGAACCACCTCTCGACACTCGAAGACGAGGGGATCATCAACGGCTACACACCAAAGGTCGACTACGGGGCACTGGGGTACGATGTCACGGCGATCGTCCAGTTGAAGGTCGAGGGGTCGTCCCTGCCGGATGTCACCGAGGACCTCAGGCACCACAAACAGATGATCTCGGTCTACGAAGTCACCGGCGACTACGACATCATCGCCATCGGGAAGTTCACCGACACCGACGGGATGAACGCTCAGATCAAGGAGCTGTTGACCGACCCCGACATCAAGGAGTCCAACACCTCCGTCGTCCTCAACGCCGCAAGCGAGAACGAACAGTTCGACCTCGACCTCAACGACGAGTAACTGCGCCGCCGTTCTGCCGTCCACGACCGGTGAGCGGTCGCGCCGTGTGGGGACGCGTGTCGTCCGTCGGTGGACCGACGGATTCTTGACTGACCAGTCAGTTAGTTACCGGTAATGAGTAACGGCGACACTGCAGACGACATCATGGGCGCGACGTACTGTGCGTTGTGTGCCCACGGGTACGCGGACCTGACGATGCAGGACATCGCCGACGAGTCCGACAAGAGCAAAGCGGCCCTCCACTACCACTACGACAGCAAACACGAGTTGCTGTGTGCGTTCCTGGAGTATCTCTACGACGGGTTCGTCGAGCGGACCGATCCCGACGACGGCACGCCCCGCGAGCGGTTGCTGGGGCTGATCGACGCCGTGCTGGACAAGCCCGACGACGAAGACGAGGAGTTCGGGACGGCGATCTTAGAGATCCGCGCCCAGGCACCGTACGAACCCGGGTTCCGCGAGCGACTGACCCGCTTCGACGACTATCTGATCGAGCAACTCACCGCGATCCTGGAGGACGGTATCGAGGACGGGAGCTTCGACCCCGAACTCGACCCCGAGGACACGGCGCAGTTCATCG from Haloarcula pelagica carries:
- the glnA gene encoding type I glutamate--ammonia ligase — translated: MTSELSDEAQAVLDEIEEKNVDFLRLQFTDILGTVKNVSVPADQAEKAFTEGIYFDGSSIDGFVRIQESDMRLVPDPSTFALLPWRSRDDIDGGASARLICDVHNTSTDAPFAGDPRGVLQDALDRAEEMGYTVNAAPEPEFFLFEEDEDGRATTKTNDAGGYFDLAPKDLASDVRRDIIYGLEEMGFDIEASHHEVAQGQHEINFEYDDALSTADNVGTFRSVVRAIAAEHDLHATFMPKPIPRINGSGMHTHISLFTEDGENAFHDGDDEFDLSETAKQFTAGILEHAPALAAVTNPTVNSYKRLVPGYEAPVYVAWSDRNRSALIRKPAARVPAASRIEARFPDPSCNPYLAFAALIHAGLDGIENELDCPDPVRENIYEFDEEKREEYGIDTLPTNLGEAVDALEEDEVVLDALGPHVAEKFVEAKREEFKDYLVDVSQWELDRYLETF
- the lrp gene encoding HTH-type transcriptional regulator Lrp, with protein sequence MTYENLDRKLVNALLGDGRASLRSLGEDLDVSVTTVSNHLSTLEDEGIINGYTPKVDYGALGYDVTAIVQLKVEGSSLPDVTEDLRHHKQMISVYEVTGDYDIIAIGKFTDTDGMNAQIKELLTDPDIKESNTSVVLNAASENEQFDLDLNDE
- a CDS encoding TetR/AcrR family transcriptional regulator; amino-acid sequence: MSNGDTADDIMGATYCALCAHGYADLTMQDIADESDKSKAALHYHYDSKHELLCAFLEYLYDGFVERTDPDDGTPRERLLGLIDAVLDKPDDEDEEFGTAILEIRAQAPYEPGFRERLTRFDDYLIEQLTAILEDGIEDGSFDPELDPEDTAQFIVTVLTGAATERVTTGRPVACTKGMLTEYVETHLLAGQREVEA